The Arachis ipaensis cultivar K30076 chromosome B07, Araip1.1, whole genome shotgun sequence genome includes a window with the following:
- the LOC107606310 gene encoding beta-fructofuranosidase, insoluble isoenzyme CWINV3 isoform X2 — protein MYYKGVYHLFYQHNPSAATFGDGIVWGHSVSYDLINWIHLNNAIEPSEAYDIISCWSGSATILLDGKPVIMYTGIDHNRHQVQNLAMPKNLSDPFLREWVKHTQNPVIIPSEVAEVDNFRDPSTAWHGKDGKWRIIIGAQKGDQGRAILYQSEDFVNWKLEDANPFYATDNTGVCECPDFYPVSINGTNGVDSSVESSSVRHVAKVGYLRMAHDYYFVGKYLSDEERFIADAKFTGTSLDLRYDYGKFYASKSFFDYAKNRRILWGWVNESDSEKDDIDKGWAGVQSIPRQVWLDNKSGNRLVQWPIEEVEKLRSKNISINGEKLGGGSILEVSGITASQADIEVLFEIPELENAESFDLSGVDPQLLCSNAPRSGIIGPFGLLALASKDLREHTAISFRVYKTSNKYVGLMCSDQSRSSLQNGLDKTTYGTFFDVDSNPRTISLRSLIDHSIIESFGEGGRVCMSSRVYPKLATGNEAHLYVFNNGTMSILISKLNAWCMKEAEIGHVKNMSYKTC, from the exons ATGTATTACAAAGGAGTTTACCACCTTTTCTACCAACATAACCCTAGTGCAGCAACTTTTGGTGATGGAATAGTATGGGGCCATTCAGTGTCCTATGATCTCATCAATTGGATTCACCTAAACAATGCTATTGAACCAAGTGAGGCATATGATATCATTAGTTGTTGGTCTGGTTCAGCCACAATCCTCTTAGATGGAAAACCTGTTATCATGTATACTGGTATTGATCATAACAGGCACCAAGTTCAGAATTTGGCTATGCCAAAGAACTTATCAGACCCTTTTTTAAGGGAGTGGGTGAAACACACTCAGAACCCTGTGATAATTCCTAGTGAGGTTGCTGAAGTGGACAATTTTAGAGATCCATCAACTGCTTGGCATGGAAAGGATGGTAAATGGAGAATAATCATTGGTGCTCAAAAGGGTGATCAAGGGAGGGCAATTTTGTACCAAAGTGAGGATTTTGTTAATTGGAAATTAGAAGATGCTAATCCTTTTTATGCAACAGATAATACTGGAGTATGTGAATGCCCGGATTTTTATCCAGTGTCCATCAATGGGACTAATGGGGTTGATTCATCTGTCGAAAGTTCGAGTGTTAGGCATGTCGCGAAGGTAGGCTACCTAAGAATGGCACATGACTACTATTTTGTGGGAAAATATCTCTCTGATGAAGAGAGGTTTATTGCTGATGCTAAATTTACAGGAACTAGTTTGGACTTGAGGTATGACTATGGTAAATTCTATGCTTCCAAATCATTCTTTGACTATGCTAAAAACAGGAGAATATTGTGGGGTTGGGTAAATGAATCCGACAGCGAAAAAGATGATATTGACAAAGGCTGGGCTGGTGTACAG TCAATTCCAAGACAAGTTTGGCTTGATAACAAAAGTGGGAACCGATTAGTACAGTGGCCAATCGAAGAAGTCGAAAAACTGCGAAGCAAGAACATCAGTATTAATGGAGAGAAACTCGGAGGTGGATCAATACTTGAAGTATCAGGTATCACTGCATCACAA GCTGATATAGAGGTATTGTTTGAGATTCCTGAACTAGAAAATGCTGAATCCTTTGATCTCAGTGGTGTTGATCCTCAACTACTCTGTAGTAATGCACCAAGGAGTGGCATAATAGGGCCATTTGGTTTATTAGCTTTAGCTTCAAAAGACTTAAGAGAGCATACTGCAATTTCTTTTAGAGTATACAAAACATCCAATAAATATGTAGGCCTAATGTGCAGTGATCAAAGCAG GTCCTCACTGCAGAATGGCCTTGATAAAACAACATATGGAACTTTCTTTGATGTAGATTCTAATCCCAGAACAATTTCACTTAGAAGCTTG ATTGACCACTCTATTATTGAGAGTTTTGGGGAAGGTGGAAGAGTTTGTATGAGTAGTAGAGTTTATCCAAAGCTAGCTACTGGCAATGAGGCACATCTCTATGTGTTTAACAATGGAACAATGAGTATACTGATCTCAAAATTGAATGCCTGGTGCATGAAGGAAGCTGAGATTGGACACGTGAAAAATATGAGCTATAAAACTTGTTAG
- the LOC107606310 gene encoding beta-fructofuranosidase, insoluble isoenzyme CWINV6 isoform X3: MEISATLVLVLLALFTFLQNVANGFDSWPHTNTINPFKYRVPENPPYRTSYHFQPPQNWMNDPNGPMYYKGVYHLFYQHNPSAATFGDGIVWGHSVSYDLINWIHLNNAIEPSEAYDIISCWSGSATILLDGKPVIMYTGIDHNRHQVQNLAMPKNLSDPFLREWVKHTQNPVIIPSEVAEVDNFRDPSTAWHGKDGKWRIIIGAQKGDQGRAILYQSEDFVNWKLEDANPFYATDNTGVCECPDFYPVSINGTNGVDSSVESSSVRHVAKVGYLRMAHDYYFVGKYLSDEERFIADAKFTGTSLDLRYDYGKFYASKSFFDYAKNRRILWGWVNESDSEKDDIDKGWAGVQSIPRQVWLDNKSGNRLVQWPIEEVEKLRSKNISINGEKLGGGSILEVSGITASQIDHSIIESFGEGGRVCMSSRVYPKLATGNEAHLYVFNNGTMSILISKLNAWCMKEAEIGHVKNMSYKTC, encoded by the exons ATGGAGATATCTGCAACACTAGTATTAGTGTTACTTGccttatttacttttctgcaaaaCGTTGCTAATGGATTTGATTCATGGCCACACACTAACACTATCAATCCTTTCAAGTACAGGGTACCTGAAAACCCGCCTTATCGAACTTCTTATCACTTTCAGCCTCCACAAAATTGGATGAACG ATCCTAATG GACCAATGTATTACAAAGGAGTTTACCACCTTTTCTACCAACATAACCCTAGTGCAGCAACTTTTGGTGATGGAATAGTATGGGGCCATTCAGTGTCCTATGATCTCATCAATTGGATTCACCTAAACAATGCTATTGAACCAAGTGAGGCATATGATATCATTAGTTGTTGGTCTGGTTCAGCCACAATCCTCTTAGATGGAAAACCTGTTATCATGTATACTGGTATTGATCATAACAGGCACCAAGTTCAGAATTTGGCTATGCCAAAGAACTTATCAGACCCTTTTTTAAGGGAGTGGGTGAAACACACTCAGAACCCTGTGATAATTCCTAGTGAGGTTGCTGAAGTGGACAATTTTAGAGATCCATCAACTGCTTGGCATGGAAAGGATGGTAAATGGAGAATAATCATTGGTGCTCAAAAGGGTGATCAAGGGAGGGCAATTTTGTACCAAAGTGAGGATTTTGTTAATTGGAAATTAGAAGATGCTAATCCTTTTTATGCAACAGATAATACTGGAGTATGTGAATGCCCGGATTTTTATCCAGTGTCCATCAATGGGACTAATGGGGTTGATTCATCTGTCGAAAGTTCGAGTGTTAGGCATGTCGCGAAGGTAGGCTACCTAAGAATGGCACATGACTACTATTTTGTGGGAAAATATCTCTCTGATGAAGAGAGGTTTATTGCTGATGCTAAATTTACAGGAACTAGTTTGGACTTGAGGTATGACTATGGTAAATTCTATGCTTCCAAATCATTCTTTGACTATGCTAAAAACAGGAGAATATTGTGGGGTTGGGTAAATGAATCCGACAGCGAAAAAGATGATATTGACAAAGGCTGGGCTGGTGTACAG TCAATTCCAAGACAAGTTTGGCTTGATAACAAAAGTGGGAACCGATTAGTACAGTGGCCAATCGAAGAAGTCGAAAAACTGCGAAGCAAGAACATCAGTATTAATGGAGAGAAACTCGGAGGTGGATCAATACTTGAAGTATCAGGTATCACTGCATCACAA ATTGACCACTCTATTATTGAGAGTTTTGGGGAAGGTGGAAGAGTTTGTATGAGTAGTAGAGTTTATCCAAAGCTAGCTACTGGCAATGAGGCACATCTCTATGTGTTTAACAATGGAACAATGAGTATACTGATCTCAAAATTGAATGCCTGGTGCATGAAGGAAGCTGAGATTGGACACGTGAAAAATATGAGCTATAAAACTTGTTAG
- the LOC107606310 gene encoding beta-fructofuranosidase, insoluble isoenzyme CWINV6 isoform X1: protein MEISATLVLVLLALFTFLQNVANGFDSWPHTNTINPFKYRVPENPPYRTSYHFQPPQNWMNDPNGPMYYKGVYHLFYQHNPSAATFGDGIVWGHSVSYDLINWIHLNNAIEPSEAYDIISCWSGSATILLDGKPVIMYTGIDHNRHQVQNLAMPKNLSDPFLREWVKHTQNPVIIPSEVAEVDNFRDPSTAWHGKDGKWRIIIGAQKGDQGRAILYQSEDFVNWKLEDANPFYATDNTGVCECPDFYPVSINGTNGVDSSVESSSVRHVAKVGYLRMAHDYYFVGKYLSDEERFIADAKFTGTSLDLRYDYGKFYASKSFFDYAKNRRILWGWVNESDSEKDDIDKGWAGVQSIPRQVWLDNKSGNRLVQWPIEEVEKLRSKNISINGEKLGGGSILEVSGITASQADIEVLFEIPELENAESFDLSGVDPQLLCSNAPRSGIIGPFGLLALASKDLREHTAISFRVYKTSNKYVGLMCSDQSRSSLQNGLDKTTYGTFFDVDSNPRTISLRSLIDHSIIESFGEGGRVCMSSRVYPKLATGNEAHLYVFNNGTMSILISKLNAWCMKEAEIGHVKNMSYKTC, encoded by the exons ATGGAGATATCTGCAACACTAGTATTAGTGTTACTTGccttatttacttttctgcaaaaCGTTGCTAATGGATTTGATTCATGGCCACACACTAACACTATCAATCCTTTCAAGTACAGGGTACCTGAAAACCCGCCTTATCGAACTTCTTATCACTTTCAGCCTCCACAAAATTGGATGAACG ATCCTAATG GACCAATGTATTACAAAGGAGTTTACCACCTTTTCTACCAACATAACCCTAGTGCAGCAACTTTTGGTGATGGAATAGTATGGGGCCATTCAGTGTCCTATGATCTCATCAATTGGATTCACCTAAACAATGCTATTGAACCAAGTGAGGCATATGATATCATTAGTTGTTGGTCTGGTTCAGCCACAATCCTCTTAGATGGAAAACCTGTTATCATGTATACTGGTATTGATCATAACAGGCACCAAGTTCAGAATTTGGCTATGCCAAAGAACTTATCAGACCCTTTTTTAAGGGAGTGGGTGAAACACACTCAGAACCCTGTGATAATTCCTAGTGAGGTTGCTGAAGTGGACAATTTTAGAGATCCATCAACTGCTTGGCATGGAAAGGATGGTAAATGGAGAATAATCATTGGTGCTCAAAAGGGTGATCAAGGGAGGGCAATTTTGTACCAAAGTGAGGATTTTGTTAATTGGAAATTAGAAGATGCTAATCCTTTTTATGCAACAGATAATACTGGAGTATGTGAATGCCCGGATTTTTATCCAGTGTCCATCAATGGGACTAATGGGGTTGATTCATCTGTCGAAAGTTCGAGTGTTAGGCATGTCGCGAAGGTAGGCTACCTAAGAATGGCACATGACTACTATTTTGTGGGAAAATATCTCTCTGATGAAGAGAGGTTTATTGCTGATGCTAAATTTACAGGAACTAGTTTGGACTTGAGGTATGACTATGGTAAATTCTATGCTTCCAAATCATTCTTTGACTATGCTAAAAACAGGAGAATATTGTGGGGTTGGGTAAATGAATCCGACAGCGAAAAAGATGATATTGACAAAGGCTGGGCTGGTGTACAG TCAATTCCAAGACAAGTTTGGCTTGATAACAAAAGTGGGAACCGATTAGTACAGTGGCCAATCGAAGAAGTCGAAAAACTGCGAAGCAAGAACATCAGTATTAATGGAGAGAAACTCGGAGGTGGATCAATACTTGAAGTATCAGGTATCACTGCATCACAA GCTGATATAGAGGTATTGTTTGAGATTCCTGAACTAGAAAATGCTGAATCCTTTGATCTCAGTGGTGTTGATCCTCAACTACTCTGTAGTAATGCACCAAGGAGTGGCATAATAGGGCCATTTGGTTTATTAGCTTTAGCTTCAAAAGACTTAAGAGAGCATACTGCAATTTCTTTTAGAGTATACAAAACATCCAATAAATATGTAGGCCTAATGTGCAGTGATCAAAGCAG GTCCTCACTGCAGAATGGCCTTGATAAAACAACATATGGAACTTTCTTTGATGTAGATTCTAATCCCAGAACAATTTCACTTAGAAGCTTG ATTGACCACTCTATTATTGAGAGTTTTGGGGAAGGTGGAAGAGTTTGTATGAGTAGTAGAGTTTATCCAAAGCTAGCTACTGGCAATGAGGCACATCTCTATGTGTTTAACAATGGAACAATGAGTATACTGATCTCAAAATTGAATGCCTGGTGCATGAAGGAAGCTGAGATTGGACACGTGAAAAATATGAGCTATAAAACTTGTTAG